The sequence below is a genomic window from uncultured Stenotrophomonas sp..
GATCGCCGAAGGCCCGAGCGCCGACGAACTGGCGCGCGGCAAGACCGCGTTCCGCGCCGGCTTCATCCGCGGCATCGAGCGCATCGGCGGCTTCGGTGGCAAGGCCGACGCGCTGGCTGAATGCGCGGTGTACGAGGGCGACCCGGGCTGCTTCCGCACCTCGCTGGCCACCATCGACAAGGCCGGCATCGACGACCTGAAGGCGGTGGGTGCCAAGTGGCTGGGCGTGGGCGACCACACCCTGGTGGTCGAACCGGGCGAGCGCGTGGCGCTGGACGAACTGCCCTCGGCCAAACCGGCGCCGTTCGAAGTGCCGGCGGTCGATCCCAAGTACAGCACCTTGTCCTCGCAGGTGGACCGCAGTGCCGGCGTGCCGCAGACCACGACCTTCCCGGAACTGAAATTCCCGCAGCTGCAGCGCGCCACGCTGAAGAACGGCACGCAGGTGGTCCTGGCCGAGCGCCACGACATCCCGGTGGTGCAGTTCAGCTATGAATTCCCGGGCGGTTTCACTGCCGACCAGGGGCGCAAGCCGGGCACTGCCAACTTCACGATGGGCATGCTCGACGAAGGCGCCGGCAAGCTCGGCTCGCTGGCCTTCGCCGACGCGGCCGATGCGCTGGGCGCGCGGCTGGGCGCCGGTGCCTCGCTGGACGGCGCTAACGTCTACCTGTCGGCGCTGAAGGAGAACCTGGCGCCGTCGCTGGCGCTGTACGCCGACGTGCTGCGCGCCCCGCGCTTCGACCAGGGCGAGATCGACCGTATCAAGGCCACCTGGATCGCCGGCATCAAGCAGGAGAAGGTGCAGCCCAACGCGGTGGCGATGCGCGTGCTGCCGCCGCTGTTGTACGGCAAGGGCCACCCGTATGCGATCCCGTTCACCGGCAGCGGTGATGAGGCGGCGATCGGATCGCTGACCCGCGAGGACCTGGTGGCCTTCCACAAGGACTGGGTGCGCCCGGAGAACGCCACCCTGATCGTCGTCGGTGACACCACGCTGAAGGAAATCGTGCCGCTGCTCGACCGCCAGCTCGGTGACTGGAAGGGCGAAGGCGCCGCGCCGCAGGTGCCCGCGCCGGCCGATGTCGCGCGCCCGGACAAGGCCCGCGTGTTCCTGATCGACCAGCCCGGCGCGGTGCAGGCCAACCTGTTCGCCGGCGAAGTGGTGCCCTCGACCCGTGATGCCGGCGCCACCCGCTTCGACATCGCCAACGGCGTGCTCGGCGGCGACTTCACCTCGCGCCTTAACATGAACCTGCGCGAGGACAAGCACTGGTCCTACGGCGCCCGCTCGATGTCCAGCGGCGCCCTCGGCCAGCGGCCGTGGATGGCGATCGCGCCGGTGCAGATCGACAAGACCGCCGACGCGCTGAAGGAAATGCAGGCCGAGATCAGCCAGTTCGCCAGCGGCCAGCGCCCGCCGAGCGACGAGGAGGTCGCGCGCATCCGCAACATCCAGACCCTGAGCCTGCCCGGTGCCTATGAAACCGCCAGCGCGGTGATGAACACCATCGGCGGCATCGTTCGTTACGATCGCCCGGACGACTACGTGTTCAAGCGCAAGGCCGAGATCGAGGCGATGACCCCGGCGCAGGTGGCCGAGGCGGCCAAGACGCTGGATGCGTCGAAGCTGACCTGGGTGGTGGTCGGCGACCTCAAGCAGACCGAGGCGCCGGTGCGCGCGCTGAAGCTGGGCGAGGTCACCGTCATCGACGGCGACGGCAACCCGGTGCCGGCGGACAAGTAAGCCGACGCAGCTCCAAAAGCCCCTCTCTCTCGGGAGAGGGGTTGGGGGAGGGCCGGCGAAGCCGGTGGCATGACGGGCACAGCCAGGCCGGCCCGCGAATCACCGGCGATTCATCGATCCAAGGCACAATCCATCCCGATTCCCACAAGGCTTCCGCCCATGCGCATCCTGATCCTGTCCGCCGCCCTGCTCGCCGGCACCGCCGCCTGCACCTGGGTGCCGATCGAAGCCGGTGGCAAGGCCGTGCGCGTGCTGCCGGCCGGACCGGTGGCGCCGGGGTGCGTGGCCAAGGGCGAGATCGTGGTGACGGTCAAGAACAAGGTCGGCTTCTACAACCGCAACCCGCTGCGGGTGCAGGAAGAGCTGGAAACCCTGGCCCGCAACGAGGCGCCCAGTGCCGGCGCCAACGCCATCCAGGCACTGGCCCCGCCAGCCGACGGCAGCCAGCGCTACAGCGCCTGGCAATGCCCGCCGCGTTGAGGCTCGACAAGGCCGACCGCGGGCCGGCAACCACGAGGTGCCCGGGGCATGCCGGTTTGCCGGCCAGCGGCCGGCATTACCGGGGACTGCCCTGCATCGCGGTATTTCCGCCCGTTCCATACGCCCGGGTAGTGAATCGTTAAAGATGCGTCAAAAGGCGGCAGCCGGTAGAATAATGCCCCCTTCGCCTGAGTCCTGGCGTCTTCCATGCACTTCCAGAATGTCTCGATCGCGGGACTGGCGCACATTGATGCGCCGCACACGCTGACCTCCAAGGAAATCACCGAGCGGCTGCAGCCCACGCTGGACCGCTTGGGGATCCGCGCCGACATGCTGGGCGACATCGCGGGCATCCACGCCCGCCGCCTGTGGGACCAGGGCATGCAGGCCTCCGACGCGGCCACCCTGGCCGGGCGCAAGGCACTGGAAGACGCTGGCGTCGACCCGGAGCGCATCGGCCTGCTGGTCAACACCTCGGTCAGCCGCGACTACCTAGAGCCGTCCACCGCCTCCATCGTCTCGGGCAACCTCGGCATCGGCGACGACTGCGTCACCTTCGACATCGCCAACGCCTGCCTGGCCTTCATCAACGGCATGGACGTGGCCGCGCGCATGCTCGAACGCGGTGACATCGACTACGCGCTGATCGTTGATGGTGAGAGCTCCAACCTCGTCTACGAAAAGACCCTGGAGCGCATGAGTGCCCCGGACGTCACCGCGCAGCAGCTGCGCGACGAGTTCGCCGCGCTGACCACCGGCTCCGGCGCCGCGGCGATGGTGCTGGCGCGCTCGGAACTGGTGCCCGACGCCCCGCGCTACCGCGGTGGCGTGACCCGCGCGGCCAACCAGTGGAACAAGCTGTGCGTGGGCAACCTGGACCGCATGGTCACCGATACCCGGCTGCTGCTGATCGAAGGCATCAAGCTGGCGACCAAGACGTTTGAAGCCACCCGCCAGGCGCTGGGCTGGGCGGTGGACGAGATCGACCAGTTCGTCATCCACCAGGTCAGCCAGCCGCATACCAACGCCTTCATCAAGGCCTTCGGCATCGACCCGAAGAAGGTGATGACCATCTTCGGCGAGCACGGCAACATCGGTCCGGCCTCGGTGCCGATCGTGCTGAGCAAGCTGCGCCAGCTCGGCAAGCTCAAGAAGGGCGACCGCGTCGCGCTGATGGGCATTGGCTCGGGCCTGAACTGCACGATGGCCGAGGTGGTCTGGTAAGCGCCCCAGCTCTTCCCGGCAAAATCTCCAAGCGCCCGCAGCCACAAACCTGCGGGCGTTTTGCATTGGGCGCTATCAAACATGCATAGAAATCTTTCCTTGTTTGAACATGATTTCACCGCAAGGAAAAAAAGTGATAAAAATATTTCCTTGGAATGGACGGACATTGTTGCAAGGAAAATGACATGCCTGACAGGATCACAGGGCGTTACGTTGCCGGTTCGCTGGCCGGCAGCCGTTACCAGGCCTTCATCCCCGACCCCCTGCCTCCCGAGCCGGGTCTGGATTTGTCGGCAGGCGAGCTGATAGCGCGCAAGGAGCGTGCCGATCAAGCCCTGGGGCGGTTGGATGGCATCGCCATGATGCTGCCCGACCCGGAGCTGTTCCTGTACCAGTACGTCCGCAAGGAAGCATTGCTGTCCTCGCAGATCGAGGGTACCCAGTCGTCGCTGTCGGACCTGTTGCTGTTC
It includes:
- a CDS encoding putative peptidase (Evidence 3 : Function proposed based on presence of conserved amino acid motif, structural feature or limited homology), whose protein sequence is MNAAAPRTALLAVALGTAIAGFAVTPLTAVAKARPAAAASAVDIPFEEFTLPNGLRVVVHTDRKAPIVAVNIWYHVGAKDEPAGRTGFAHLFEHLMFQGSENHDGEFFEPFKQVGATDQNGTTNTDRTNYFQNVPTTALDMALWMESDRMGHLLGAIDQAALDEQRGVVQNEKRQGENQPYGQVWDKLTRALYPAGHPYHHGVIGSMNDLNAASLDDVKTWFRTWYGPNNAVLVLAGDIDVATAKEKVARYFGDIPAGPTMAQPAVNIGQRPESTREVMTDKVPQARIYRAWNVAEVGTADIDQLQLFSRVLGGAKSSRLDQRLLHREKLVDNIGTMVGPSQLGSNFIIMATVKQGVDPAKVEAIIDEELKKLIAEGPSADELARGKTAFRAGFIRGIERIGGFGGKADALAECAVYEGDPGCFRTSLATIDKAGIDDLKAVGAKWLGVGDHTLVVEPGERVALDELPSAKPAPFEVPAVDPKYSTLSSQVDRSAGVPQTTTFPELKFPQLQRATLKNGTQVVLAERHDIPVVQFSYEFPGGFTADQGRKPGTANFTMGMLDEGAGKLGSLAFADAADALGARLGAGASLDGANVYLSALKENLAPSLALYADVLRAPRFDQGEIDRIKATWIAGIKQEKVQPNAVAMRVLPPLLYGKGHPYAIPFTGSGDEAAIGSLTREDLVAFHKDWVRPENATLIVVGDTTLKEIVPLLDRQLGDWKGEGAAPQVPAPADVARPDKARVFLIDQPGAVQANLFAGEVVPSTRDAGATRFDIANGVLGGDFTSRLNMNLREDKHWSYGARSMSSGALGQRPWMAIAPVQIDKTADALKEMQAEISQFASGQRPPSDEEVARIRNIQTLSLPGAYETASAVMNTIGGIVRYDRPDDYVFKRKAEIEAMTPAQVAEAAKTLDASKLTWVVVGDLKQTEAPVRALKLGEVTVIDGDGNPVPADK
- a CDS encoding exported hypothetical protein (Evidence 5 : No homology to any previously reported sequences) yields the protein MLTSRPMRSGSTPASSSALRPARVAASEACMPWSHRRRAWMPAMSPSMSARIPKRSSVGCSRSVISLEVSVCGASMCASPAIETFWKCMEDARTQAKGALFYRLPPFDASLTIHYPGVWNGRKYRDAGQSPVMPAAGRQTGMPRAPRGCRPAVGLVEPQRGGHCQAL
- a CDS encoding conserved exported hypothetical protein (Evidence 4 : Homologs of previously reported genes of unknown function), whose protein sequence is MRILILSAALLAGTAACTWVPIEAGGKAVRVLPAGPVAPGCVAKGEIVVTVKNKVGFYNRNPLRVQEELETLARNEAPSAGANAIQALAPPADGSQRYSAWQCPPR
- a CDS encoding Beta-ketoacyl-acyl-carrier-protein synthase III — translated: MHFQNVSIAGLAHIDAPHTLTSKEITERLQPTLDRLGIRADMLGDIAGIHARRLWDQGMQASDAATLAGRKALEDAGVDPERIGLLVNTSVSRDYLEPSTASIVSGNLGIGDDCVTFDIANACLAFINGMDVAARMLERGDIDYALIVDGESSNLVYEKTLERMSAPDVTAQQLRDEFAALTTGSGAAAMVLARSELVPDAPRYRGGVTRAANQWNKLCVGNLDRMVTDTRLLLIEGIKLATKTFEATRQALGWAVDEIDQFVIHQVSQPHTNAFIKAFGIDPKKVMTIFGEHGNIGPASVPIVLSKLRQLGKLKKGDRVALMGIGSGLNCTMAEVVW